In the genome of Mangifera indica cultivar Alphonso chromosome 9, CATAS_Mindica_2.1, whole genome shotgun sequence, the window ATGTGGGGCTTTTTCTTCATTAACTATTCAAAGGTCTTTTTAAGTTTATCTAAAACTAGCTcacaaacatacaaaacaaatataGAGTGTTTATTAGATGTAGCTGCATGGGCGGCTTCTTCGTCTTTACTAATGGAAAGAGGTCATAAGGAAGTCATTATCAATACCAAGGGTAGATCTGCTTCTCAGTATCTACACTTGTTAGAATCAAATGACAACTTTGTGTGTGAAGAGGGAAGGAAGTTATCACTCTTCCTTTTGCTaaggttataaaataatatatgttatggATACTGTGttttaaaacaagaaaacacataTATTTGTAAACATCATGGTGGGTGTATTTCATCATTAATATCCGATTATTTCTTTACCGTATTTATCATTCAACCTAAATTTAGagaattataacaataattaagaTAGGATAAAATTCTATCAcaatcttaatttgaatttcaaattagatgaCAAAGCTTTCAGTTAATCTAACTTAATCCTACCAAATCTCGCATACAGCATAGCAACTCAAGATTATTACACTAAGGgcacaaaatttattaaaacatatttaagatTCATAGACTTTTCCAAGGCTCTAAATTCTCCATTTGAAATCCAAACCGAATTTAACTTAGGCAATCTTCATACCTCTAgagtttattaatttcttttgtgTGTGACTCATAAACTCTTCACTAAGTTGGTAGTGATCAGATTCTTATTGAGTTTTTACTTGGCTTCTGTTTGGACACAGACTAAAATTGGTTTCTAGCAAAACATTATGACCATCCGATTAGTAAAAGTCAACATCTGACTTCTTTCAACCTATCAGTGATCATTTACTCgtacaattcaatcatttcttcGTATGATATCTCTTCGAGGTAGAAGAATAGATTAAGAGTCTCCCTTAACACTCTCCAAATTACATAAATTGACTTTTATTAATGACCAAATAATATTGAATCGAATATTAATTCAATTCTACTATAACCATAGATTTAATCAATAATTGACATTCATCAGAGGCCCTAACTGAGATATCAGTTCTCGTGTTCAATAGTGACAAATCATCTATTAATCCACTACAGTCTTCATACAGATTTTGATAAAACCACTCACCACCTTTATAGCAATCTTATGACCGAACTACGTTGGGttggtgtcaaaccatatcgatctttGTATAAGACAGTCTGGTGCccttaagtctaaggatcacatgtaccttcGTTtactaaaagaatatttttcatAGATATTGAAACAATCATCCATATGAAACTTCTTAGCAGGTCAATCCAGTGGACAAGTCTATAACGCGCATTCATGTGTTGTATCAAGTCATCAACAGACaactttgacatatgagaactatcattatattttgatgaagttattcAACGCTATAATAACTCTATTACTATTATCCATGTCTTTTATCATGGTAATATCAGAGTTacgaatatttaaaaaacaaccaCCTAATATGTATACAGGATTCTCACGATGAGATATCGAACACTGATACTCTTGTCACGATTCGActatttttagaataattatatatttaataatatataaataatataaatatcatttttattagttaaattctaaaaattatattaaacattaattgtGACGATTGACTATAGAATATTACCCCAACAATACCCCGCATGGtgccttctctctctcttatttcACTTCTGTGGCATCACTCCAGTCCCCCATTTCTATGTTGTTTAACAattccttcttttatttttctctctttcatctaaaaattactatatattgatttaatgcaaattaagatcattgatcatttttcaaacatgacaCTATCTTGCTTTTGTTGTcatcaataattttgaaatcgGATCAGATGTCAATATGGTAAAAAGAATGATCTGATCCAACCAGTGATCAGatcaattaattgtttaaaaataatatttaaaataattttgtataatttatctttaaatatataatataaatgattttattgtcaaaataaatttagtttgatgatATACAtgttcaaaattgataaatgagattttgaatataagtcttaataataattttttttaaataatcttttaatattgatcaagttaaactcaattttaacttattcaatTGTTCGAATTGTCTTATTCAACTTGATGTAATTTGATCTAactcaaaaattattttcaaatgaacCAAAAGTGACGGTTTAACTGATCAGACCGGCCGATCTTAGTGCCAATTATCTACTTGTTTCAGAGTAAgctgaaaaacaaatcagaaaaCTTTGCAATATATGTGGGAATTGTGATAAAATGTTTTCAAATTGACCTAAACTATAATTCATATTAAAGActtgagcaatgctatgtgcatataattttgaatacataattggatacttaaataatatatcatcatatgatttaaatAACCAATCGTGTACTTAAAATtgtatgcacataattttattgtaaaaactCAACCATGCCCGAATTTTTATGGGTCGTGTAAAGTTAATGGTTCGTATCGACAATTGCCGGATCTGTGCATCCATGGGAAATAATTTAGCACTAAATAATAGGAGAGAGCCTATATGATCCTAATGCTAAACAAAAGATTTAACTGTTGACTTCAAATGAAAGCAAATTGTGATAAACTCATAGCATCATTGCTCAACATAACATTGAGACAAGTTATGCTTTTCATACATACTCAATCAGGAAATGCAAAAACTATCAAATGCTAAATCCAGAGCAGCAAACATGTGAGTAATTAGGATTAATTAACTAGAATAACTTAAAACAAACTAGTTTTCACTTTAAGAAAGTGAACACCACAATCATCATGGCATAAAAGATTACAAAGGCCAAAAGAATCAAAAACCCTCCCAAGGGCTACAACAATGAGAAACTCTTATTACCCCTTTCGTTTCTTGTTTCCTGCAACTCCACCTTTACTAGACCCTCTGACATCATCAGTGGAGTCTGCGGTGTTCTGCTTCTTCATACCCTTTCTCCCTCCATATCCAAACTTAGAATCTTTAAAATCTCTACCCTTCCTTTTCTTATCCATTCCTTTCTTAAACTTTCCACCAATTTGTCTCGCCTTCCCTCCTGACCGATCCCATGGAGTCACACCTGGCCTTCTCTTACTTGACCTCTCAAATGATTTGCCATCTTCAAATGCCAAACTTAGGTCACCGTCATTTACATCTCCAGCAAACCCACTTTGTTGTCTCTGCTTCCTCCATTTCTTAACAGATTctatctcttcttttttctgCTTGGCTCTCTCTTTTGTCTTCTGGGCCTGAATCTCTTTAGCTAGCTTCTTGGCCTCTCTGgccttctttctctcttcagcCTCCTCAATCTCTTTCTGTTCTGCAAGAAGTCGGCGTTTTACCTTCTCCATGTGAGCATCTGTCTTAATCATTTCTGCATAATAATCAGCTGGCCTAACAAAAGGTAATCCCATTGACTGAAGCTTCTCAAAGGCATGCCTTGTTCCCTCTAGTGCCTGTGTGTAGAAAGATGCCTCTCTTTTTAAGTCATCATTCACATCCACTTCTTGCTCTTGATTAATATCGATGGACAGCTTGTGTATCCATGCAGCATTTTCCGGCCAACTAATATCTTGAAGTTTTTCCTCAAGACCCTCTTTGTTGTATACAGCCTTTTTTGATGGTTCAGCTAATTTCAcgtcttcatcttcttctgaATCTGATTCCAGTTCTGATTCTGATTCAGATTCAGACACTTCCCCATTGAGATCACTCATTTCCTCATCCTCATCAAGCAAAGTCGCATCTTTATTAGGTTTCCCCATTAaaaatatcctataaaaattaaaattaaaacacaaaaacagtCAAACTCAAGGAACACTTAAGAGTACGTTCTATCATTTGTTTATTAAGATACCATGCATagaattaaacataaaacaatCTAACAATCAAGCACATTCATCAAAAAACCACCAGCCAGTTTCCATCGCATTGTCATTTAAGATTGCAACAATTAAACAAGTTTAAATTCTTAACTAATTTAGTTCTTCAAGGAAGAACAACACAAACTAAACATTCATACAAAATCATAAGTTTAATACACATGGCTGTGATTACATCATACGTACAAACTATTCACCTCCTACATACCGTTActgagtttcaatttttcatttaatcagCTCAAAACGAACTTAAAATTGAGAATTCTTCTCGAAAATAACCACGGTTATCTCAATACACAGTTTGtcttacaaaaaaaacaaaacaaaactctCTCCTCCAAGCATTGCAACATGAtaataatgaacaaaatctGAAGCTTTGTGACAATCATTCTTTCTTTCAGATCACGCATACACCaaattagtattaaaaatttaattccaCAATTTAAAAGAGATAAATAAGGTAGAAAAATACCTCTCTGTTGCGGCCTGTCAAAACCCTGATAAAACCCTACTTCTGCTACGAGAAACCGGAGCTGCAACAACTAAAAAAGTAGAAGCAACGGTTGGGGAGAGTTGAGTGATTCACTTATACAAATGGATCGGGCCTTTCATATACAGTCAAGCCCATTAAAAAGGGCTTCTTTACATGGGCCCATTTGAAAATGGCCCGTTTTTAGGTCAAAGCACTGCTTCTGAGAAAACTTACTGAAATCccaaattaatcataaatttcttCTGAAACCAGGAACCCAATTACCGCACCCACGTATTTCTTGTTATTAGTGTCGAACCGTGTATAacatcatatattaaaaattaaattttttgtattatacatCAAATATCGTATCttatcatatgatacattttttataaaataataacaaattctAATTAATAACCCATTGTTttggaaaatatcaaatatatttttaaaaatttaaaatttctcatatgcaccttattacatttttattttctttaaaaaatgtatcaatttatattattaatatatatcatatcgtataatatatctattatatcatattaattcgatatactTCATAATACTTATCatttttaatctatattatatcatattataaaatattgataactatgatttataaagatataacaaatatttatattacatatatatattaaaatgtcgATAACTATGTTCTAATGATCGGACATAGTTAAATTGATAGAACTAACTAATCCATTCTAATTATTAACACCATGCATCTCATGCCCTTATCACGGACCTCCATGGCCCAAAGACAATCATTACCATCCTCTTCACCCTATGTTTTTTACCCTGGACGGGCGAGATTTAATCACCTGCGTCCATGCTATGCTTGTGCCTAGCTCTTCAAATAAACCTATAGTTTCAAGACTGGCAACTTTTATAATTCTACAAATAAggtaagattttatatatatatatatatatacataaatcttATGATTTATTCAAAcaagttaatataataatatataatttgataatataatctttttttactttaaaatcatttaataatattatattacatcaAATTACATCGATAAGTTAATAAACTCTATTGGTAGATATAACTTTACTACTAGTTATTACctgaaaatcaaatcaaaccaaaccttATAATATCATACAacacacaattttatttaaataatcttggatataattattctaaaatattttttatattatttgttatattaattaaaaataaaattatttttgtcttaaaaattaataaataaaaatataattacaataaaatttaaattattttaataatattttaatatgataattaaattatctattatattatctgtcatattacaattggtaataaaagatttccaaaatattttattacttataaatcaaacaaagtaatatataaataataaaaaattaattaccataataatttttaatctcttcTAACCAAACGCTACTTTAAGATATGTTAATCAACTATTTGACCTATTAATTAGAATTGATTTCAGGTTACTTGAGTTTGTTTTCAATTGGACTAAATTTCTTTGCCATAAGAGAGGCTCGaaagttattaatttattgttagtgattttttgagttattaatttatcattaggTCTGTCTTAGTGACCGAACGACTAaacccaatcatatgataacattcaatattattctgaaataataatactatatcTACacactttaatatatataattagtatacacaaatgatgtatcatcatctGATTAAACGatttagaattaaagataaaataacaccaatcatatattaacacatcatttatatatctaaattatatacaaaaaaatatgtacacaacATTGCTCAACCTGAAAAACATTTCTAAAGTTATAAAGAGTTCaatttttatttccatttttttaagtttcttctCCTAGTAGAAGCTGAGCCTGCCCTAAATCCAGCTTCAATTTCAGTTAAAACTAGTGTGGATTGAACAAGATCCACTACCAAAACTTCAACAAAACCACTCTAAAGAATTTCTCAGAAACCTTCCAAAAACATCAACCTTTGATTTGCCAATCAATGATCACAGTGACACTACCAgctttaacaaattcaaaacgGCCAATGAACATGACCGAGGTTCACATCACTTGGCAAAGCTATGAGGTTGGACCTAACCCAACCTCGCattatttgaactcaaataaCACAACCTACGGTTAGACAAAGCAAACTCTTGCACTGGCCAAGAACACACTTCTCCATATCCATCACCAGTTCTTTCAACTTAATCTTCATAATATCCAACTGTCACAATTCCACCTACCAATTATATACATCCTCACAAAGCTAAGCTACGTCACTtcacaaaatattattcataaaacaaaacagaaaaacaCTAAATTAAACATGTCTATATCACACAAACACAATTATAAGATTGCGATCGAGTTGGGAATTGTGGTTGTGATAGAGATAGGATTTGTGTGTTGGGCTTGGAGGTCGTGAATAGATTTTGGTTGATTGCTTCATTCAGCAATGACTTTAGAGAGGAAAATTAGGATTTGTAAGCAAGGTGAGTTGATGGCACTATTGGTAGATGGTTACTTGTAAAGAAGGATGGATGCTGCAACTCTGAAGGCTTCTTGGGGCAAAGCAATGGGGGGAGAGAAAACAAGGTACAACGAGACCAAACATCTCGACTTGATTAGATCAAGAAGATCCAACCAAGTTGAGGTTGGTCTGGTGTTATGGGTGAGGTTGGCACGACAAGAAGTCGACGTATCCATTCAATGACGGTAAAGGAAGGAAAGTCTGGTTAAATATAGAAAGAACCAGAGAATTAGGCGACAGAAATATGACAGCCTTGTCAGTGTCGGAAAACCAACAACactaatattaatattataggaaaaaagtaaaaaataataaaataatacaattaagatttaaaattaattcaaagttttttcataatttcaataaaaaataagattatactGATAATTAAAATCTATATTAAGTGTTAAACACAGTTTCAtgatataacaaaaaatgacaaaagcaATAAATTTCAGCGTTAGTTGCAAAATTTGTGCTTACAGAACTACCACACAACTCCCACTGGAACAATGCAATGAGATACAACCGCCCAAAAAAACCCTATACACAATAAAGTTCCGGTAATAATCTTACCTGTCAGCTACTAAAACAGTGAAGAGCTTCAAAACTGgaggaaagagaaaaaagaacaGCCTGTTTATCGAACATCAACCAACTCCACATCAAACACAAGCCACGAATTTGGTGGTATCTTTCCCCCGGCACCTTTTGCCCCATAACTgcataaaattacaaacaaaacaCTTAGGCTGgaaaaaaagaggaagagaagTCAATTACAGACAAATAGGTTACTAAGGGCAATAAAATTCTTGGGAATGCAATGGATATTATAATGCCACCAAAAATAATGAACATCAAGACTAGTGGCAACAAAAAGGATGTGAATTAGATATTATGTCAATTGCATACCCCATTGATGGTGGAATTGTAAGTCTTCGTTTGTCCCCCACACGCATGCCTGGTGATTCAATAAACAGACACATGAAAACATATTGAACATATATTTGCACTTCAACAACAAAAGATTGCAAAATCTTGATCATTCAGAGCATACCATTGACCCCAACATCCCATCCCTTAATCACTTGCCCTATGCCTGaacaatcaaaagaaaaaaaattaaaaacagagGAATACACAATCAAGTTTTAATCCTATAGACTCTTGATAAGATGGTACCTAGGCGGAATTTAAAGGGTGCTCTGCCCACGTTTGAGTCAAATATTTTCCCGTTTTTCAGTTTTCCAATGTAGTGGACGCTGACCTGAAACCAAGATGACATTCggtaattcaaaatttaatatacatcCGATTTTGAGTCATCCATTAAACCAGTATTGGAGATTcaatgtatacctatttttgtgATGTCTAGAGATATAACTATTTTCGTTTTTTGTTGGTAAATACCAAAATCTACAAGTAATTGGTCTATATGATAGATTCAAAATTCCGTCACGTGTGGCATAtacatttgaaacaaaattaaagcaCTTTATTTTAAAAGCAACAGACCAAGCAGTGTTGCTTGGCTGGCAATATAATAAGGCACTTTCATTATACTTAAACAGTGTTCTTACCTTGCTAAACTTGTAGGacaataaataaaaggaaatgtcTATAaccacaaagaaagaaaagcaagtagTAAGAAGATCATCAATTTATAAGAGGTTAAAAAAACTGTAAGGCCTTGGCACAGTTGGTCAAATTAAACAAGAAATTTAGAAGACAAATAATGACCTGTTTTCCATTAGAAGCTCTTTTTCCATCTGGCTTTCCCATTGCTACCTCCTCAATAACCAATCCATTTGGAAATGATCTCACTTGAGATGGTTCAGACACAGCTTGTTCTTGCATGGGTGAAACAGTCTGGTCAGTTTTCCTGTCCCCTTCACTTTCCTGggacttcttcttcttttgtttcttttttttcttcccagGGTAATTTTCATCAGGCACATTCTCTGCATCATTGCCAAGGTTCCTGCTCATGCATAAAATAACGTGCTCAAGAAACTATTCCTGTAATACTAGCATATTGACCTCAGGAAACGTGACAGACAAGTCTTCTTCAAAAAAGTGAGTACATAAACTTGTTCAGCAAGAggatacatacatgcatacttTAAGCCAATTCTAAGGTTTTATATTACTATTGTTTATTATAGAGCTTTCAACGTGTTTATAGTGAGATTTATTGTTTCCTAGAGTGAGTAACACAGAATCAGTTTCTAATCATATCATCAAAGCAATCAGAAAGAATAATCATAGAATTGGGGTAAAAAATAGTTCCTAAAGCGAAACACAGACCTCGTAACTAATGAACCAAAAATGGCTAATTACCATGAAATAAAAACTGGCCCTCCATATTCAAAGAATATATGCAAAAAAGATTTTGGCCATACTCTGAACTTCAATATGGCAATAATAACAGTGTAATAATGCGCAGGCTTGAGACTGCAAAATGAAGGATGGAAATTCTCACTTCTGGTTCATGTTGTGGCTCTTCAACTCCTGTTGATTTTTTCCCTCTGAGAGATCCTCAATCTCATCACTAATAACAGCTTTATTAATTTGTCCCCGTtcacccttttcttttttctttttcttcttcttttttctgaaatcaaaattagaaaacgcttacataatatgaaaaatcaaatattagcAGGCTCTgctatatattaaaatctatGCTAACATGATGACAAAACTAGAATTCTCACTGCAAGTACAAATCAGCCATTAATGGTCCCAACAAAAATCTGTTAAACCTAATAGCATGCCCACTTAACAAACGAGCAAGAAAAAAGCAAGTCCTTGTTTGAACAAGGCAGGTAAAGGAGAGGGACTCCTTTTTCAAATGTGATATGACAAAAGTGGTACCtccaaagaaaaaaaggagCTTTTGCATAATTTCCGTCAACAGATTGATTAACTTACTTCTCTGGTTGATCATCTTGGTCCACACtttcaacttttctttttttcccagTACCATCATCACTGCTGCCTATGCCTTTCTTCTTCTCAGAGTTTTCACTTGTTTTCTTATCTGTCACTTCATCCTCTCCCACTTGGGAATCTTGAGAAATTCCTTTGCTTTTACATGAGCTAGAAATCGGAAagccatcttcatcttcactttccAAGACTGAGACACCGGCACCACTCTTGACAACAATTTGTTGCTCAGAGTTACTTGATTGATCCTTTTTCTTTAGTCGTTTTGgttgattgttcccattcatGGGTTTCTCATCATCCACTATCTCCTCAATCACAACTACATTAACAAAGTATTAAAACATCAAGAGACAAACATCTAAGTGTCACCAAATCTAGCATGAAGAAATGGAGTAAATGTCCTGCACAATTGAGAAAGCACCAATGCATAGACCAATTGAGATTAAATCGCTTCTATATGTCACCAGTGAATAAGACAGTAGCAGTGCTTACTTTACTGGAGTATTTTGACCATGACCGAGTGTGAGTCTTTTCTAACTAACCATTTTTCAATGAAGACTTCAAGGATTATTCCTAATTTAATATGCCCACACATTCAGAATGCATTATTAGGCTATTGGTAAATAGAAACAATTATCAAGTTgacataaaatttcatttttctatcaAGAAAAGACAAAATCCTCTTAAATTCAATACAGTTTCTTCTTTTCAACAATCATTTCATGAAAGGTTTAAATTTGGAAGTCAACTGTAACTAGatttaaaggtaataaaaaggATAAATTAGTTACTTTAAAAATCCATTTAAACTTCATCAAGTAGACCTAAATTATTCTTTTGCTGTCAAGAAGAGACAAAATCTTCTTAAAAATTCAGTGCAGTTTCTTCTTTTCAACAATCCTTTAATGAAAGGCCTAAATTTGGAGGTCAGTTGtgatttaaaggtactaaataggataaaattagtattttataactatttgaaattgaaacttCACCATGTGTGGAAGGTCATAGAGAATCTcttaaagtttcatttttaaGAGTGCAAATTTTCAATGACAATTTACCTCCACTATTACGGATAGTTgaaggtgggaataagtcatcatcatcatcagcaAAGTCATCCTCATACTCATCTCCGGTATCAAATTCAGAGGAGTCATCTGTATTAATCTCCATGATATCCTCCCCATACGAATCACTTCAAGTTAAGTAAAGGAAATTTAATACAACCATAAAATGACTccattgtatataaaatatcattttggcccacaattaaaacaaaataaaatatcaataagtaAGACTATGTGCACTTTTAATGAGTACTAATTTGGACAgcaataatgatatatcaccaCGTGATTTGAGTgttactttttctttaattcaaactcactcaatcacatagtgacacatcatcattgaCACTCAAATTAGTACTCATAATAAATGCATATAGTTTTGATTGAATATCAATGGAAAATGAACTAATCAAAAGGATACGAATCATATTCATCTCGAA includes:
- the LOC123226429 gene encoding peptidyl-prolyl cis-trans isomerase FKBP53-like, yielding MGFWGIEVKPGKPHPYHSDNVQGTLHVTQATLGLGSSAEKTILQCSVGDKIPIFLCSLLPNKNESCSLNLEFDEDDLVAFSVIGPRSIHLSGYFVADDGDHLRDEYDSDSYGEDIMEINTDDSSEFDTGDEYEDDFADDDDDLFPPSTIRNSGVVIEEIVDDEKPMNGNNQPKRLKKKDQSSNSEQQIVVKSGAGVSVLESEDEDGFPISSSCKSKGISQDSQVGEDEVTDKKTSENSEKKKGIGSSDDGTGKKRKVESVDQDDQPEKKKKKKKKKEKGERGQINKAVISDEIEDLSEGKNQQELKSHNMNQKNLGNDAENVPDENYPGKKKKKQKKKKSQESEGDRKTDQTVSPMQEQAVSEPSQVRSFPNGLVIEEVAMGKPDGKRASNGKQVSVHYIGKLKNGKIFDSNVGRAPFKFRLGIGQVIKGWDVGVNGMRVGDKRRLTIPPSMGYGAKGAGGKIPPNSWLVFDVELVDVR
- the LOC123224922 gene encoding probable rRNA-processing protein EBP2 homolog, whose product is MGKPNKDATLLDEDEEMSDLNGEVSESESESELESDSEEDEDVKLAEPSKKAVYNKEGLEEKLQDISWPENAAWIHKLSIDINQEQEVDVNDDLKREASFYTQALEGTRHAFEKLQSMGLPFVRPADYYAEMIKTDAHMEKVKRRLLAEQKEIEEAEERKKAREAKKLAKEIQAQKTKERAKQKKEEIESVKKWRKQRQQSGFAGDVNDGDLSLAFEDGKSFERSSKRRPGVTPWDRSGGKARQIGGKFKKGMDKKRKGRDFKDSKFGYGGRKGMKKQNTADSTDDVRGSSKGGVAGNKKRKG